A single Populus nigra chromosome 13, ddPopNigr1.1, whole genome shotgun sequence DNA region contains:
- the LOC133670788 gene encoding uncharacterized protein LOC133670788, producing the protein MDLTADGPPGNRSTDFVNYDKLSALEERLRAVEDNDWFDPIRAAKVCLASNIIVPKNFRIPEFIKYTGLECPNTHLRSYCNKMAEVIYDDKLLIYFFQDSLTGSTLSWYIRLDNAKIKKWKDLVEAFLKQYKFNLEIAPDRTILMSIEKENQESVRAYAQRWRDKATYVQPPLIDIEMVMLFANTFQSPYYAHLIGSSAQHFHEVVSIAERIEQAIKRGKIEGSVMDSKTMMRDDS; encoded by the coding sequence ATGGATTTAACAGCAGATGGACCCCCTGGCAATAGATCCACTGATTTTGTGAACTATGACAAGTTGtctgctttggaagaaagattaagagcAGTTGAGGATAATGATTGGTTTGATCCCATACGAGCAGCTAAAGTGTGTTTGGCATCAAACATCATAGTACCAAAGAATTTTAGGATACCAGAGTTCATCAAATACACTGGATTGGAATGTCCAAACACTCACCTACGATCttactgcaataaaatggctGAGGTGATTTATGATGATAAGCTATTGATCTATTTTTTCCAAGATAGTCTGACGGGATCTACCCTAAGCTGGTATATAAGGTTGGACAATGCTAAAATTAAGAAATGGAAAGATTTGGTGGAGGCTTTTCTTAAGCAGTACAAGTTCAATCTTGAAATTGCTCCTGACAGAACCATCCTAATGTCTATAGAGAAGGAAAACCAAGAGTCTGTGAGGGCATACGCGCAAAGATGGCGAGATAAGGCAACATATGTTCAACCTCCACTGATAGATATAGAAATGGTGATGTTGTTTGCCAACACCTTTCAATCCCCTTATTATGCGCATTTAATAGGAAGCTCGGCTCAACATTTCCATGAAGTTGTGAGTATTgctgaaagaattgaacaagctataaagaggggaaagattgaaggttctgtCATGGATTCCAAAACAATGATGAGAGATGACTCTTGA